The Pleuronectes platessa chromosome 23, fPlePla1.1, whole genome shotgun sequence genome contains a region encoding:
- the LOC128430085 gene encoding DNA damage-inducible transcript 4-like protein, with protein sequence MVATSTLKTKSSERISDLVDRRSDQSCIEKELDFWDPCLAESHRNADVAEDRTCQQLAKMFENCLSRAKKTTLHCSSVLVPEKLTRRIAVEVLRLASCEPCGLRGCVLYVHLEQDKGCKRLERIVYDATVVPTFELTLVFKQDGTAWPSLRDFFFMGTCFAPTFRHVLKLSPGFRLVKKKLYSSSAGTVVEEC encoded by the exons ATGGTAGCCACAAGCACTTTGAAGACCAAAAGCAGCGAGCGCATCTCTGACCTGGTCGACAGGAGATCTGACCAGAGCTGTATAgagaaag AACTGGATTTCTGGGATCCCTGCTTGGCTGAGTCCCACAGGAATGCAGATGTGGCTGAGGACCGAACCTGTCAACAGCTGGCCAAGATGTTTGAAAACTGCCTGTCGAGAGCCAAGAAGACGACGCTgcactgctcctctgtgctgGTCCCAGAGAAGCTAACTCGGAGGATAGCTGTGGAGGTCCTGCGGCTGGCGTCCTGCGAGCCCTGCGGCCTGCGTGGCTGCGTCCTCTACGTCCACCTGGAGCAGGACAAGGGCTGCAAGCGGCTGGAGCGCATCGTGTACGATGCCACCGTGGTGCCCACGTTTGAGTTGACTCTTGTGTTCAAGCAGGACGGCACCGCCTGGCCCAGCCTACGGGACTTCTTCTTTATGGGAACCTGCTTTGCCCCTACTTTCAGGCATGTACTTAAGTTGAGTCCAGGTTTCCGTCTTGTCAAGAAAAAACTGTACTCCTCCTCGGCTGGTACCGTGGTGGAGGAGTGCTGA